Proteins from a genomic interval of Stomatohabitans albus:
- a CDS encoding riboflavin synthase — protein sequence MFTGIVSGMATVQHLSGDESLCTLTLSNEAIPSDVTIGDSVCIAGCCLTVIERTDATVSFEVMGETVAKTTIGALQPGDRVNIECSLRPTTQMGGHMVSGHVDGIGEVRDIRENDGWKTIFFRVPDTIKRLVAPKGSITINGTSLTIIDVDDQPSGTVISIGFIPHTLATTTHGLLAVGDRVNMEADLLARYMLRLIETKAD from the coding sequence ATGTTTACCGGTATTGTCAGTGGAATGGCGACGGTACAGCACCTTTCAGGTGATGAGTCCCTGTGTACCCTCACCCTTTCTAATGAGGCCATACCCAGTGATGTCACCATCGGTGATTCTGTCTGTATCGCTGGATGCTGCCTGACTGTGATTGAACGCACCGATGCCACAGTTTCTTTTGAGGTGATGGGTGAAACGGTAGCCAAAACAACGATTGGAGCCTTGCAGCCTGGAGACCGGGTCAATATTGAGTGTTCCCTTCGTCCAACCACACAAATGGGTGGGCATATGGTGAGTGGTCATGTAGACGGGATTGGTGAAGTACGTGATATTCGAGAAAATGATGGATGGAAAACGATATTCTTTCGTGTTCCAGACACTATCAAACGTCTCGTAGCACCAAAGGGCTCTATTACGATCAATGGTACGAGTCTTACGATCATTGATGTTGATGATCAGCCTTCTGGTACGGTCATCAGCATTGGGTTTATTCCCCACACCCTTGCGACGACAACCCATGGCCTATTGGCTGTAGGTGACCGAGTCAATATGGAAGCAGACCTGCTTGCCCGGTACATGCTTCGCCTCATTGAGACAAAAGCGGATTAA
- the acnA gene encoding aconitate hydratase AcnA yields the protein MGVSTTEEAPVHQDFSSTLTVGSRRVRYTDITKLGVDLNRLPYAIRILLENVARNRDGENVTDAHIQALAHYDGTKVGEQEILFTPARVLLQDFTGVPAVVDLAVMRDALAALGGDPQRINPLVPVDLVIDHSIQVDKYAVADAFKLNAQIEFRRNTERYEFLRWGQTAFNNFSVVPPNTGIVHQVNLEFLGQVVFDATDQIYPDTLVGTDSHTPMINGLGVVGWGVGGIEAEAAMLGQPISMLIPEVIGVELTGELPDGATATDLVLTVTELLRQRGVVGKFVEFFGESVANVPVSNRATIGNMSPEFGSTISIFPIDEKTLDYLHLTGRDEAHIAMVEAYAKANGLWHDPAARPAYTDTLTLDLSTVVPSISGPKLPQQRIPLDEAKQTIHAVRADYEAQDDSSVPVSLNGSGSVDLGHGDVVIAAITSCTNTSNPSVMMAAGLVARKAHALGLTRKPWVKTSLAPGSKVVTDYYQKAGLLDDLSAIGFDVVGYGCTTCIGNSGPLEDTISQAINEHDLAVAAVLSGNRNFEGRISPDTKMNFLMSPPLVVAYALAGTTDIDLTRDPIGQDHEGNDVFLADVWPTNDEIEAVINTSLGRQQFIDTYNDVFTGDEAWQGITVSGGDRFAWSDESTYIAKPTFFDDMPAQPAPLADIMGARVLVKVGDSVTTDHISPAGAIAQDSPAGQWLTAHGVERKDFNSYGSRRGNHEVMMRGTFANIRLRNELAPGTEGGFTIHLPSGEQTTIFEASERYRAAHTPLLVIAGEQYGSGSSRDWAAKGPNLLGVRAVIAKSYERIHRSNLIGMGILPMQFKAGDDLDTFGLDGTEVFDFTGIANQDQVPSELSVRATQADGTVVTFVVDVRIDTPNEQTYYRNGGILHTVLRQLAAS from the coding sequence ATGGGCGTTTCCACAACAGAGGAGGCTCCCGTGCACCAAGATTTCTCATCCACGCTGACGGTAGGTAGCCGACGTGTGCGCTACACCGATATCACCAAACTAGGTGTTGACCTAAACCGATTGCCCTACGCCATTCGAATTCTGCTAGAAAACGTGGCACGTAATCGTGATGGTGAAAATGTGACTGATGCCCATATTCAGGCACTCGCACACTATGACGGCACCAAAGTTGGTGAACAGGAAATCTTGTTTACCCCGGCACGGGTGTTACTACAGGACTTTACGGGGGTACCTGCCGTTGTTGACCTTGCGGTGATGCGTGATGCATTGGCTGCCTTGGGCGGCGACCCACAACGCATTAATCCACTTGTCCCTGTTGACTTGGTGATTGACCACTCCATTCAAGTGGATAAATACGCGGTGGCCGATGCATTCAAGCTCAATGCGCAGATTGAGTTTAGACGCAATACGGAACGCTATGAATTCTTGCGCTGGGGACAAACGGCGTTTAATAACTTTTCAGTGGTGCCACCGAATACGGGCATTGTGCACCAAGTGAACTTGGAATTCCTTGGACAAGTGGTCTTTGATGCAACCGACCAAATCTATCCTGACACGTTGGTTGGCACTGATAGTCATACCCCGATGATTAATGGGCTCGGGGTTGTTGGGTGGGGTGTTGGCGGCATTGAAGCCGAAGCCGCCATGCTTGGCCAACCGATTTCTATGCTGATTCCCGAGGTTATTGGGGTCGAACTCACCGGCGAACTCCCCGACGGGGCGACCGCTACCGACCTAGTGCTGACGGTCACTGAGCTTTTGCGCCAACGTGGAGTTGTTGGGAAATTCGTGGAGTTCTTTGGAGAAAGTGTGGCCAATGTCCCGGTCTCGAACCGGGCAACCATTGGCAATATGAGTCCGGAGTTTGGGTCGACGATTTCTATTTTCCCGATAGACGAAAAAACCCTTGATTATTTGCATTTAACTGGGCGAGATGAGGCGCATATCGCCATGGTTGAAGCCTATGCCAAAGCAAACGGCCTCTGGCATGACCCCGCGGCTCGTCCGGCTTATACCGATACGTTGACCCTTGATTTGTCGACGGTTGTACCCAGTATCAGTGGCCCGAAGCTGCCACAACAACGCATTCCACTCGATGAGGCAAAACAAACGATTCACGCGGTTCGAGCTGACTATGAAGCGCAGGACGATTCCAGTGTGCCGGTTTCACTCAATGGGTCTGGATCGGTAGACCTTGGCCATGGGGATGTGGTGATTGCCGCCATTACGAGTTGTACGAACACATCCAACCCCTCGGTCATGATGGCTGCCGGGCTTGTGGCGCGCAAAGCTCATGCCCTTGGGTTGACCCGAAAGCCGTGGGTTAAAACCTCTCTCGCACCGGGTTCTAAGGTTGTGACGGATTATTATCAAAAAGCCGGTTTACTTGATGATTTAAGTGCCATTGGGTTCGACGTGGTGGGGTATGGGTGCACCACGTGTATCGGGAACTCTGGGCCGTTAGAAGACACCATTTCACAGGCTATTAATGAGCATGATCTTGCGGTGGCCGCGGTCCTGAGTGGGAACCGCAATTTTGAGGGCCGTATCAGTCCCGATACCAAGATGAACTTTTTGATGAGTCCACCGCTTGTGGTTGCGTATGCGCTGGCAGGCACGACCGACATTGATTTAACCCGCGATCCAATCGGCCAAGACCACGAGGGCAACGACGTGTTCTTGGCAGATGTGTGGCCAACGAATGACGAAATTGAGGCGGTCATCAATACCTCATTAGGGCGTCAACAGTTTATTGATACCTATAACGACGTCTTTACCGGTGATGAAGCCTGGCAAGGGATAACCGTCAGTGGTGGTGATCGGTTCGCCTGGTCCGATGAGTCGACCTATATCGCTAAACCCACATTCTTTGATGATATGCCCGCCCAACCTGCGCCCTTGGCAGACATCATGGGGGCACGTGTCCTCGTGAAGGTCGGTGATAGCGTCACCACGGACCATATCAGCCCTGCAGGGGCCATTGCCCAAGACAGCCCGGCAGGTCAGTGGTTGACGGCGCATGGCGTGGAACGCAAGGACTTCAACTCGTATGGCTCTCGCCGTGGTAACCATGAGGTTATGATGCGCGGCACCTTCGCTAATATCCGTCTGCGCAATGAGCTCGCACCAGGTACCGAGGGTGGCTTTACGATTCATCTGCCATCTGGTGAACAAACCACGATTTTTGAGGCATCTGAACGCTATCGAGCTGCACATACCCCGTTGCTTGTAATCGCGGGTGAGCAGTACGGTTCTGGGTCTAGCCGTGACTGGGCAGCCAAAGGCCCCAACCTCCTTGGGGTGCGTGCAGTGATCGCCAAGAGCTACGAACGTATTCACCGATCAAACCTCATCGGGATGGGCATTTTGCCCATGCAATTTAAAGCTGGTGACGACCTGGACACCTTTGGACTTGACGGTACTGAGGTATTTGATTTCACCGGTATTGCCAACCAAGATCAGGTTCCAAGTGAACTCTCAGTTCGTGCCACCCAAGCTGACGGCACCGTGGTGACCTTTGTTGTGGACGTACGAATCGACACGCCCAATGAACAAACCTATTACCGAAACGGTGGCATTTTACACACCGTTTTGCGGCAGCTAGCAGCCTCCTAA
- a CDS encoding Na+/H+ antiporter family protein, whose product MNAVLLAVLVMLILAMLRMHVVLALLFGAIIGGLSAGLGVEATLESFSEGMKGGAGIALSYVLLGSFAAAIAHSGVPRVFANTIISRLDQAEERHADRVETVVRRGILGALVVMAILSQNLIPIHIAFIPILVPPLLGLATRLGIDRRAMACAMTFGLVTTYMFLPIGFGNIFLNEILLSNIQSSGLNTEGVNVMGAMAIPALGMMGGLVIALLVSYRKPRTYRDMATNPSEQDVEEHAAAEAYRPMNGIVAGIAIVVAFAVQLMTDSMLVGALLGFIVFVIGQVIHWKEMDRVFNRGLTMMAGIGFIMITAQGFAQVMKDTGHIEPLVETVTNLFGNNTAIAALAMLVVGLVITMGIGSSFSTLPIIAAIYVPLCISLGFSPLATVAIIGTAGALGDAGSPASDSTLGPTAGLNMDGQHDHIKDTVIPTFLHFNLPLLVAGWVAAMVL is encoded by the coding sequence ATGAATGCCGTTTTATTAGCTGTCCTTGTCATGCTGATCTTGGCCATGTTGCGTATGCATGTCGTGCTGGCTTTGCTCTTTGGTGCCATTATCGGTGGGTTATCTGCTGGTCTTGGGGTTGAGGCCACGCTGGAAAGTTTTAGTGAAGGGATGAAAGGCGGTGCCGGTATCGCATTGAGCTATGTGCTCTTAGGGTCCTTTGCTGCAGCGATCGCCCATTCAGGTGTTCCCCGTGTCTTCGCAAATACGATCATTTCACGTTTAGACCAAGCAGAAGAACGCCACGCTGATCGTGTGGAAACCGTTGTCCGTCGCGGTATTTTGGGGGCGTTGGTTGTGATGGCCATACTCAGCCAGAACCTTATCCCTATTCACATAGCGTTTATCCCTATTTTGGTTCCCCCCCTGCTCGGTCTCGCAACCCGACTGGGCATTGACCGTCGTGCTATGGCTTGCGCGATGACGTTTGGTCTCGTCACCACCTATATGTTCTTACCCATTGGGTTTGGCAACATCTTCTTAAACGAAATCTTGTTGTCCAATATCCAATCCTCGGGGCTTAATACCGAAGGGGTCAACGTCATGGGGGCAATGGCCATTCCGGCCCTCGGCATGATGGGCGGCTTGGTGATTGCCTTGTTGGTCTCGTATCGGAAGCCACGAACCTATCGTGATATGGCGACTAACCCGTCTGAACAAGACGTTGAGGAGCACGCCGCAGCAGAAGCCTACCGCCCTATGAACGGGATTGTTGCTGGAATCGCCATCGTCGTGGCGTTCGCCGTGCAGTTGATGACGGATTCCATGCTCGTGGGGGCTCTACTTGGGTTCATCGTGTTTGTGATTGGCCAAGTGATCCATTGGAAAGAGATGGACCGCGTCTTCAATCGTGGGCTCACCATGATGGCCGGTATCGGGTTCATCATGATTACCGCCCAAGGCTTCGCGCAAGTGATGAAAGATACGGGGCATATTGAGCCTCTCGTTGAGACAGTGACCAACCTCTTTGGTAATAACACCGCTATTGCCGCTTTGGCCATGCTCGTGGTCGGACTGGTCATCACTATGGGTATCGGTTCATCGTTTTCGACACTACCAATTATTGCGGCAATCTATGTGCCCTTATGTATCAGTTTGGGATTCAGTCCTCTCGCCACCGTCGCCATCATCGGCACTGCCGGTGCGCTTGGTGATGCGGGTAGCCCTGCATCAGATTCAACCTTAGGCCCTACGGCAGGGTTAAATATGGATGGGCAGCACGACCACATCAAAGACACCGTCATTCCAACCTTCTTGCACTTTAACTTGCCGCTTTTGGTTGCCGGTTGGGTTGCCGCCATGGTGCTCTAA
- the tyrS gene encoding tyrosine--tRNA ligase, whose product MSTLNAFDVLTARGLVYDCTDEAGLRDAFAAGPVTFYVGFDPTADSLHAGNLVGIMAMAHLQRLGHRAIALAGGATGRVGDPSGRDVERQLLDEATLERNLAAIRTQLAFFLDFSTPERGLLVDNYDWMRSFSFMDALRVIGPHFSVNQMISRESVRKRLETREQGLTYTEFSYQLLQAWDFWHLYKHEGARLQGGGSDQWGNITAGTDLIGKMAGPDHPKAFGLTWPLLTTAAGVKFGKSAGNAVWLDREKTSPYGYYQFWINAADADVERFLKIFTFLELDEIDEIVAKHGEAPHLREGQKRLAAEATRIVHGEDGLTSAIKTTEVLFGAEPFTDLPAAIVREAFAEAPTVEVSSDVLAGETPISKFLVEAGACASQSEAKRLIGQGAVRLNNRVVTQADRPVDTDDVTADAIIIIRVGKKRHFLATLV is encoded by the coding sequence ATGTCAACGCTCAATGCCTTTGATGTTCTTACCGCCCGCGGTCTTGTGTATGACTGCACCGATGAAGCGGGCCTACGTGATGCCTTCGCAGCGGGGCCGGTGACGTTCTATGTGGGGTTTGACCCGACAGCCGATAGCCTCCATGCCGGGAACCTGGTGGGGATCATGGCAATGGCGCACCTCCAACGCCTCGGTCACCGTGCCATCGCCCTGGCGGGAGGGGCAACCGGGCGTGTCGGTGACCCGTCAGGTCGTGACGTTGAACGCCAACTGCTTGATGAAGCGACCCTTGAACGCAACTTGGCGGCTATTCGTACCCAGCTCGCGTTCTTCCTCGATTTTTCAACGCCTGAACGTGGGTTACTTGTCGACAACTACGACTGGATGCGGTCATTCTCCTTTATGGATGCGCTCCGAGTCATTGGTCCGCATTTCAGCGTTAATCAGATGATTAGCCGAGAGAGTGTACGTAAACGTCTTGAAACGCGTGAGCAGGGTCTGACCTACACGGAGTTCAGCTACCAGCTCCTTCAAGCCTGGGATTTTTGGCATCTCTATAAACACGAAGGTGCTCGCCTCCAAGGTGGTGGCAGTGATCAGTGGGGCAATATCACGGCCGGAACGGACCTTATTGGGAAGATGGCTGGTCCTGACCATCCCAAGGCATTCGGGCTCACCTGGCCGCTCCTGACGACCGCCGCTGGTGTGAAATTCGGTAAAAGTGCTGGCAACGCGGTCTGGCTAGACCGTGAAAAGACCAGCCCCTACGGGTACTACCAGTTCTGGATCAATGCGGCTGATGCCGATGTCGAACGCTTCTTAAAGATCTTTACCTTCCTCGAACTCGATGAAATTGACGAGATTGTGGCTAAGCACGGTGAAGCGCCACATCTACGAGAGGGGCAGAAACGATTGGCTGCAGAAGCTACCCGTATTGTGCACGGTGAAGACGGATTGACTTCTGCGATAAAAACCACAGAGGTGCTGTTTGGGGCCGAACCCTTTACCGACCTGCCGGCTGCGATCGTGCGTGAAGCTTTTGCAGAAGCACCCACGGTTGAGGTTTCTTCTGACGTACTTGCCGGTGAAACACCTATCTCTAAGTTCCTCGTTGAAGCCGGAGCATGCGCGAGCCAATCAGAGGCAAAACGACTCATTGGCCAAGGAGCAGTTCGCCTCAATAACCGCGTGGTTACCCAAGCTGACCGGCCGGTAGATACCGATGATGTAACCGCAGATGCCATCATCATTATCCGGGTTGGGAAGAAACGGCATTTCTTAGCCACGCTGGTGTGA
- a CDS encoding FAD-dependent oxidoreductase, which yields MTDIAQTTIIIGGVAAGMSAATRLRRLDEQANIIVLEQGEHVSFANCGLPYHVGGVIEERDALLLQTPEGLHKRFNLDVRTGTRVTAIQRDEQTVRVVTPGGASETLAYDNLVIATGATPFVPPLPGIERALTLRNVSDMDKIVAKVAEQPRHAVVLGGGFIGLEMAENLAHRGIDTTVVELAQQILPPFDPEMAAYVQAHLEANGVKVITGSGASSLTNTHVLLTDGRALDADLVVAGVGVRPDSDLAVQAGLTVTDRGLIVVDDDLRTSDPHIFAAGDATAKRDHVDDSLRFVTLAQRANRDGRMIADAIMGNSVPSNPVLGTAILGVFGLMAVATGWTETRARAEGRQIRVIHTHPGDHAGYYPGAAQMHLKLVIDAQTDAILGAQGVGTKGVDTRIDVIATAIRGGLRASELIDIELAYAPAFGSAKDAVNMLGYIADNLAAGMTTSIQWHELEAAMAEGSVLVDVRDPEEFASGSIPGAINVPLNALRERHQELPDSVIVHCQVGQRGHTAARLLTQLGHQVVNLDGGYLTWKIATAAKE from the coding sequence GTGACAGACATTGCACAAACCACAATTATTATCGGTGGTGTCGCGGCAGGGATGTCGGCAGCTACTCGCCTTCGTCGTCTCGATGAACAAGCAAACATCATTGTTTTAGAGCAAGGTGAGCATGTTTCCTTTGCTAACTGTGGACTTCCCTATCACGTTGGCGGGGTCATCGAAGAACGCGATGCCTTATTATTGCAAACCCCCGAGGGGCTGCATAAGCGGTTCAATCTCGATGTTCGCACCGGCACGCGTGTCACTGCGATTCAACGTGACGAACAAACCGTACGGGTAGTAACCCCCGGCGGGGCAAGTGAAACCTTGGCCTATGACAACTTAGTCATTGCCACCGGCGCAACACCCTTTGTGCCGCCCTTGCCAGGGATTGAGCGCGCCCTCACCTTACGCAATGTGTCTGACATGGACAAGATTGTTGCCAAAGTGGCCGAGCAACCACGCCACGCGGTTGTGCTCGGTGGTGGCTTTATCGGCCTTGAAATGGCTGAAAACCTCGCCCATCGCGGGATTGATACCACGGTGGTGGAATTAGCCCAGCAAATCCTCCCTCCTTTTGACCCCGAGATGGCTGCCTATGTACAAGCCCATCTTGAAGCTAACGGCGTAAAGGTGATCACAGGTTCTGGGGCGTCATCACTGACTAACACCCACGTGCTCCTGACTGATGGGCGCGCATTGGATGCTGACTTGGTTGTTGCCGGCGTTGGGGTTCGCCCCGACTCTGATTTGGCTGTCCAGGCCGGCTTAACCGTTACCGATCGCGGGCTTATCGTGGTCGACGATGACCTTCGCACCAGCGATCCTCATATTTTTGCTGCTGGGGATGCAACGGCAAAGCGAGATCACGTTGATGATTCCCTCCGATTTGTGACCCTTGCCCAGCGGGCAAACCGTGATGGCCGCATGATTGCCGATGCCATCATGGGCAATTCGGTGCCGTCAAATCCGGTGTTGGGTACCGCTATTTTGGGTGTTTTTGGACTCATGGCTGTGGCGACCGGCTGGACGGAGACACGGGCACGTGCCGAAGGGCGCCAGATTCGTGTGATTCACACCCACCCTGGGGACCACGCCGGCTACTACCCCGGCGCAGCCCAAATGCACCTCAAACTGGTTATTGATGCCCAGACGGACGCCATATTGGGTGCCCAAGGTGTTGGTACCAAGGGGGTTGACACACGCATCGATGTGATTGCAACCGCTATCCGTGGCGGTCTTCGTGCCAGTGAACTCATCGATATTGAACTTGCGTACGCCCCCGCATTTGGCAGTGCTAAGGATGCGGTCAATATGTTGGGCTATATCGCAGACAATCTGGCTGCTGGGATGACGACCAGTATCCAATGGCACGAACTAGAAGCCGCGATGGCCGAGGGTTCGGTGCTCGTGGATGTGCGTGACCCTGAGGAATTTGCCAGCGGGTCAATTCCAGGTGCGATTAATGTGCCCCTCAATGCTTTACGTGAACGCCATCAAGAACTGCCAGACTCGGTGATTGTCCACTGCCAGGTTGGTCAACGTGGCCACACGGCAGCCCGACTGTTAACTCAACTGGGACACCAAGTAGTTAACCTAGATGGTGGGTATCTCACGTGGAAGATTGCCACAGCTGCCAAGGAATAA
- a CDS encoding metal-sensitive transcriptional regulator, translated as MQLSQEDTKPSVTRLKRARGQLDAVIRMLEAGEDCEAVVTQLAAVAKAVDRAGCAIIVTGLRQCLEDPSDEFSPERLEKLFLSFA; from the coding sequence ATGCAACTTAGTCAGGAAGACACCAAACCATCCGTCACCCGTTTAAAGCGTGCGCGTGGCCAGCTCGACGCCGTGATTCGCATGTTGGAAGCGGGTGAGGATTGTGAGGCGGTAGTTACCCAACTTGCCGCAGTAGCCAAAGCGGTTGATCGGGCAGGGTGTGCCATCATCGTAACTGGTTTGCGCCAGTGTCTTGAAGATCCGAGTGATGAGTTCAGCCCTGAACGACTCGAAAAGCTGTTCTTAAGTTTTGCCTAG